A window of Enoplosus armatus isolate fEnoArm2 chromosome 3, fEnoArm2.hap1, whole genome shotgun sequence contains these coding sequences:
- the pusl1 gene encoding tRNA pseudouridine synthase-like 1, whose product MHNWARYLIFFQYIGTKYSGAVKVPPHQLVRKGVQDQLEDAVRRLRPLNLVSLSVSSRTDAGVHALSNSAHFDLQRKNDKPPFNEDILVDALNFHLRTEQIRITHAHRVPDDFHARFRAQSRTYVYRIALGIPHHSLLPLTDRDLCWQLRNSELDVGAMREAAALLVGTHDFSSFRAINSDTPFKNPVKTLDVANIQPGSSFVQAHFHREIPFWELTFTSRSFLYKQVRRMTGALVAVGQGRLLVPQLQEILEARDSLAYPQGLAAPAHGLFLTRVDYRESDLQLSRQTSGEQFISRGNSED is encoded by the exons ATGCACAACTGGGCACGTTACCTCATCTTCTTTCAATACATTGGAACAAAATACAG CGGCGCAGTGAAAGTGCCTCCACATCAGCTGGTTAGGAAAGGGGTCCAGGACCAGTTGGAG gatGCAGTAAGGAGGCTGAGGCCGCTCAACCTggtgtctctgtcagtctccaGCAGGACAGACGCGGGTGTCCACGCCCTCTCCAACTCCGCCCACTTCGACCTCCAGCGCAAGAACGATAAGCCGCCCTTTAATGAAGACATTCTGGTCGATGCCCTCAATTTCCACCTCAGGACCGAGCAAATCAG GATCACCCATGCCCACCGTGTGCCTGATGATTTCCATGCCCGTTTCCGTGCCCAGTCTCGGACCTACGTCTACCGGATTGCCCTGGGAATCCCCCACCACTCTCTGCTTCCCCTCACAGACCGCGATCTCTGCTGGCAGCTCCGCAACTC GGAGCTGGATGTGGGAGCCATGCGTGAGGCTGCCGCCCTGCTGGTTGGGACTCACGACTTCAGCAGCTTCAGGGCCATCAACTCCGATACACCTTTTAAAAACCCAGTGAAGACGCTGGATGTGGCCAACATACAGCCAGGAAGCTCCTTCGTACAGGCACACTTCCACAG aGAGATACCATTCTGGGAGCTGACTTTTACAAGCAGATCTTTTCTCTATAAGCAG GTGCGGAGGATGACGGGGGCCCTGGTGGCTGTAGGCCAGGGGCGGCTTTTGGTGCCCCAGCTGCAGGAGATATTGGAGGCCCGGGACTCTCTGGCCTACCCACAGGGCCTGGCTGCTCCAGCCCATGGCCTCTTCCTCACCAGGGTGGACTACAGAGAGTCAG ACCTGCAGCTTTCACGACAGACATCAGGGGAGCAATTTATCTCCCGGGGAAACTCAGAGGAttaa